The Stratiformator vulcanicus genome has a segment encoding these proteins:
- a CDS encoding DUF58 domain-containing protein: MQTVESYLKPEVIQTVSRLDLRARFIVEGFLAGLHTSPFHGFSVEFSEHRRYSHGDDPKDIDWLVYAKTDRYYVKKYQAETNITGYLLLDLSASMGYTYRQQLTKFDYAVCLAAALSYLMVGQQDPVGAVAFDTEIRASLPAKSKRTQIGNLLGLLSKLQPTGTTDIAANLKRVASMVKHRSLMMIFSDLLAESDGVIEGLRRLRHAGHDVILFHVLDEAEVKFPFDGTVDLEDPETGERLVIDADGMRPDYVETIEALRDDYRRECLSIGADYVALDTSMRFDRALIEYLDRREARF, from the coding sequence ATGCAAACCGTCGAAAGCTACCTCAAGCCCGAAGTGATCCAGACGGTCAGTCGGCTCGACTTGCGGGCGCGGTTTATTGTGGAGGGGTTTCTCGCGGGGTTGCACACGTCGCCGTTTCATGGGTTTAGCGTCGAGTTCAGCGAGCATCGGCGCTATTCGCACGGGGACGACCCGAAGGACATCGACTGGCTCGTCTACGCCAAGACCGACCGCTATTACGTCAAGAAATATCAGGCCGAGACGAACATCACCGGCTATCTGCTGCTCGATCTGTCGGCGAGCATGGGCTACACCTATCGGCAGCAACTAACGAAGTTCGATTACGCGGTCTGTCTGGCCGCGGCACTGTCTTACCTGATGGTCGGGCAGCAGGACCCCGTCGGGGCGGTCGCGTTTGATACCGAGATACGGGCATCGCTGCCGGCCAAGAGCAAGCGGACGCAGATCGGGAACCTGCTGGGGCTGCTCTCAAAATTGCAGCCGACGGGAACGACCGATATCGCGGCCAATCTCAAGCGAGTCGCTTCGATGGTGAAGCATCGCAGCTTAATGATGATTTTCAGCGACCTGCTGGCGGAATCCGACGGCGTGATCGAGGGGCTGCGTCGTTTGCGGCACGCCGGACACGACGTGATCCTGTTTCATGTGCTCGACGAGGCCGAGGTCAAATTCCCGTTCGACGGGACCGTCGACCTCGAGGACCCCGAAACTGGGGAGCGGCTCGTGATCGACGCCGACGGGATGAGACCCGACTACGTCGAAACGATCGAGGCCCTTCGCGATGATTATCGGCGAGAATGCCTGTCGATTGGCGCCGATTACGTGGCGCTCGATACCTCAATGCGATTTGATCGGGCTTTGATCGAGTACCTCGACCGTCGCGAAGCCCGATTCTGA
- a CDS encoding TA system antitoxin ParD family protein: MSKPLEIDAKLFDAATEAAASSGRTVEEQLEYWAGLGRVMGSLLGETGVSGEASGRMPVSEALRTVDSEAGRARVKAFLASGPYPKFEPLPDSSETFVRTNADGTRTTGKFVGREFVPCESAGKNEARKYSISVTLVGVADDISRQIEQMRSSGILKDASSTELTTHPH; encoded by the coding sequence ATGAGCAAACCTCTCGAAATTGATGCCAAGTTGTTTGATGCCGCAACCGAGGCAGCCGCCTCGTCGGGGCGGACGGTCGAGGAACAGCTTGAGTATTGGGCCGGGCTGGGACGTGTAATGGGCAGTCTCCTCGGCGAGACAGGCGTGAGCGGCGAGGCTAGCGGGCGAATGCCTGTCTCCGAAGCACTCCGGACGGTCGATTCGGAAGCCGGGCGAGCGCGGGTGAAAGCGTTTCTCGCTTCCGGACCATATCCGAAATTTGAGCCTTTGCCTGATTCTTCGGAAACGTTCGTCCGGACAAATGCTGACGGAACTCGAACAACGGGGAAGTTCGTCGGGCGGGAATTCGTTCCCTGTGAATCCGCCGGCAAGAATGAAGCTAGGAAATACTCGATCTCCGTCACTCTAGTTGGTGTCGCAGACGACATTTCCCGTCAGATTGAACAAATGCGATCTTCAGGAATCTTGAAAGACGCGTCTTCAACGGAGCTGACAACTCACCCCCACTGA
- the argS gene encoding arginine--tRNA ligase, whose translation MDFLAALKPRFEAALAPLVDDPTAYLEMIRTSQDPKFGDFQANMAMPLKGKLGKKPREIAADIVANLDVSDLCEPPEIAGPGFINLKITPGRLRDETMTLVSDERLGVAKATSPRKVVVDFSAPNVAKPMHVGHLRSSVIGDAIRRTLLFLGHDVTGDNHIGDWGTQFGMIIYGYKNFLDQSAFEADPVAELARLYRLVNRLSDYHATKASLAALAEKVEVAKTQLSAAEAEAEADPTNKKSKKQLAKLKGVASDASDILQMTEASVADLESDPALLALANEHPDIARNARDETVKLHAGDAENAELWQRFLPACLEAIDRVYQRLGVKFDETLGESFYQPMLSEVVSDLEAKGLASESDGATVVFTEGHKAPFIIRKRDGAFLYATTDLATIKYRVDQWHADSILYVVDKRQSQHFEQLFDTARRWGYDGVEYRHVSFGTVLGDDKKPFKTRSGDTVGLESLLDEAVTRARAIINENDNAKPDGAELNEEQRDHIAEIVGIGGIKYADLKHNRESDYVFSWDKMLATNGDTATYMQYAYARVCGILRRGGVDREQLRTESSSLDLKEPAERTLALQLNRFAEAVAAVERDYRPNILTDYLFETASRFSSFYDQCPVLKAETEEQRRSRLLLCDLTARVIKQGLDLLGIETSERM comes from the coding sequence ATGGATTTTTTAGCCGCGCTGAAACCCCGCTTCGAGGCTGCCCTGGCGCCGCTGGTCGACGATCCGACGGCCTACCTCGAGATGATCCGCACATCGCAAGACCCGAAGTTCGGCGACTTCCAAGCCAATATGGCGATGCCGCTCAAGGGCAAACTCGGCAAGAAACCTCGCGAGATTGCTGCTGACATCGTCGCGAATCTCGATGTGTCCGACCTGTGCGAACCACCCGAAATCGCCGGGCCGGGATTCATTAACCTCAAGATCACCCCGGGTCGATTGCGTGATGAAACCATGACCCTGGTCAGTGACGAGCGACTTGGGGTGGCTAAGGCGACGTCGCCACGGAAGGTGGTGGTCGACTTTTCCGCGCCGAACGTCGCCAAACCGATGCATGTCGGGCACCTTCGCAGTAGCGTGATCGGAGATGCGATCCGACGCACTCTGCTATTCCTCGGGCACGATGTCACCGGGGACAATCACATCGGCGACTGGGGCACCCAGTTCGGGATGATCATCTACGGATATAAGAATTTCCTCGATCAATCCGCCTTCGAAGCCGATCCCGTTGCCGAACTTGCCAGGTTGTATCGCCTCGTCAATCGCCTCTCGGACTACCACGCGACGAAAGCCTCGTTGGCGGCACTGGCGGAAAAAGTCGAAGTCGCGAAGACCCAACTCTCCGCGGCTGAAGCCGAAGCGGAAGCCGACCCGACGAATAAGAAGTCGAAGAAACAACTGGCAAAACTGAAGGGAGTCGCCTCCGACGCGTCCGACATCCTTCAAATGACGGAAGCCTCCGTCGCCGATCTCGAAAGCGATCCGGCGCTACTCGCTTTAGCGAACGAACATCCCGACATCGCTCGGAACGCCCGCGATGAGACCGTGAAGTTGCACGCCGGCGACGCGGAAAACGCCGAGTTGTGGCAGCGATTCCTGCCGGCCTGTCTCGAAGCGATTGATCGCGTCTATCAACGCCTCGGCGTGAAGTTCGATGAAACGCTGGGCGAAAGCTTCTATCAGCCGATGCTGTCGGAAGTCGTGAGCGACCTCGAAGCAAAGGGTCTGGCGTCCGAAAGCGACGGCGCGACCGTCGTGTTTACCGAAGGTCACAAAGCGCCGTTCATCATTCGCAAGCGGGACGGCGCGTTCCTCTACGCGACGACCGACCTCGCTACGATTAAATATCGTGTCGATCAATGGCACGCCGACTCAATCCTATATGTAGTTGATAAACGGCAGTCTCAGCACTTCGAGCAATTGTTCGATACCGCCCGGCGGTGGGGCTATGACGGCGTTGAATATCGGCACGTTAGCTTCGGCACGGTACTCGGCGATGATAAAAAGCCGTTTAAAACGCGTTCGGGCGATACCGTCGGATTGGAGAGCTTGCTCGATGAAGCCGTGACGCGGGCCCGCGCGATCATTAACGAAAATGATAACGCGAAGCCGGACGGGGCGGAATTAAACGAAGAGCAACGCGATCACATCGCCGAGATCGTCGGGATCGGCGGAATTAAATATGCCGATCTCAAGCACAACCGCGAGAGCGACTACGTATTCAGTTGGGACAAGATGCTCGCCACTAACGGCGACACCGCGACATATATGCAATACGCCTATGCCCGTGTTTGCGGAATTCTCCGCCGCGGCGGCGTCGATCGCGAGCAGCTAAGAACGGAGTCGTCGAGCCTTGACTTAAAAGAGCCGGCCGAGCGGACCTTAGCGTTGCAGTTAAATCGTTTCGCAGAGGCGGTTGCAGCCGTCGAGCGCGATTACCGCCCGAACATTCTGACCGATTACCTGTTCGAGACGGCCTCGCGTTTCAGCAGTTTCTACGATCAGTGTCCGGTCTTAAAGGCGGAGACCGAAGAGCAGCGCCGCAGCCGACTCCTGCTGTGCGACCTGACGGCTCGTGTCATTAAGCAAGGACTCGACCTGCTCGGAATTGAGACTAGCGAGCGGATGTAG
- a CDS encoding four helix bundle protein, which translates to MARVKHFRELDVDITAFEAGMEISEASRRFPIEERYSLSDQIRRSSRAVCAAISEAWGKRRYPAHFASKLTDSQSEAEETRCWLQFASRCGHLSREIALELDDRYDKFIAQLIKMASNADQWSTTGNRN; encoded by the coding sequence ATGGCGCGGGTGAAGCATTTTCGAGAGTTGGACGTAGACATCACTGCATTCGAGGCGGGGATGGAGATTTCCGAAGCGTCGAGGCGGTTCCCGATCGAAGAACGATATTCTTTGTCAGATCAGATTCGGCGATCATCGCGGGCTGTCTGCGCCGCGATTTCCGAAGCATGGGGTAAACGGAGATACCCAGCCCACTTTGCGTCGAAGCTGACCGACTCGCAGAGCGAGGCGGAAGAGACACGCTGTTGGTTACAGTTCGCCTCACGTTGCGGCCATCTCAGTCGCGAGATTGCACTCGAACTCGACGACCGCTACGACAAGTTCATTGCTCAACTCATCAAGATGGCATCAAACGCAGACCAGTGGAGCACGACGGGCAACCGGAACTGA
- a CDS encoding ABC transporter ATP-binding protein, which yields MASDNVIEIRNLSKDYRDFWGRRKVQALNSLSLDVQEGEVFGLLGPNGSGKTTTLKLLLGLLFPTDGEIRILGRPASDVEKNEKIGYLPEESYLYRFLNAEETLDFYGRLFKLSGSERRKRTDELIKMVKLDHARKRQLKEYSKGMTRRIGLAQALINDPDIIFLDEPTSGLDPNGRADVKNLIADLKAKGKTVVICSHLLAEIEDVCDRVAILYQGELKLLGTVDELLQSQGETLLRTPALTPEIVSEIEGVLQKHSLKLDDVSHPRRTLEDLFLRTVQQSAERPGQRFVDGATPFDGDKSEDNPDSTSASDADKPQEAATGG from the coding sequence ATGGCCTCCGATAACGTCATTGAGATTCGAAACCTTTCGAAAGACTACCGCGACTTCTGGGGTCGGCGAAAAGTTCAGGCGCTCAATTCACTGAGCCTGGATGTCCAGGAGGGCGAAGTCTTCGGCTTGCTCGGCCCGAACGGCTCAGGCAAGACGACCACATTAAAGCTGCTGCTCGGCTTGCTCTTCCCGACCGACGGGGAAATTCGCATCCTTGGTCGGCCGGCGTCCGACGTCGAAAAGAACGAGAAGATCGGCTATCTGCCGGAAGAATCGTACCTCTACCGCTTCCTGAACGCGGAAGAAACGCTCGACTTCTACGGTCGTTTGTTCAAGCTCTCGGGATCGGAGCGACGCAAGCGGACCGACGAGTTGATCAAAATGGTCAAGCTCGACCACGCTCGGAAGCGGCAGCTCAAGGAGTACTCGAAGGGGATGACCCGCCGGATCGGACTAGCCCAGGCGTTGATCAACGATCCCGATATCATCTTTCTGGACGAACCGACCAGCGGTCTCGATCCGAACGGCCGAGCCGACGTTAAGAACCTGATTGCCGATCTGAAGGCCAAGGGCAAGACGGTGGTCATCTGCAGTCACCTGCTAGCCGAAATCGAAGACGTCTGCGATCGGGTGGCGATCCTATATCAGGGTGAGCTCAAGCTGCTCGGCACCGTCGATGAACTGCTGCAGTCGCAAGGCGAAACGCTCTTGCGAACTCCGGCTTTGACTCCGGAAATCGTCAGCGAGATCGAAGGCGTGCTGCAAAAGCACAGCCTGAAGCTCGACGACGTCTCGCATCCGCGACGAACGCTCGAAGACTTGTTCCTGCGAACCGTGCAGCAAAGTGCGGAGCGTCCCGGTCAACGATTCGTCGACGGAGCCACTCCGTTCGATGGCGACAAATCGGAAGACAACCCGGATTCAACGTCAGCGAGTGATGCGGACAAACCCCAAGAAGCAGCCACCGGCGGCTGA
- a CDS encoding sodium-translocating pyrophosphatase, with amino-acid sequence MDDRSIRRTAGLAVIPALFVSDVAVAQESAAWSDHATLGFGIGLALSLTGSIVALVVAFKFFRWMIGQDEGSEKIRSIAESVRIGAAAYLKRQFLVVAVYLAAMFGLLAVLSYVVGVQAPLGPFAFITGALYSTCAGWFGMTTATRASGRATHACCSSLDAGLRVAFRSGAVMGLTVVGLALLDVTAWFAALTFLTPLLGYAPNMTEIAGTLFCSVLGASSVALFARVGGGIFTKAADVGADLVGKVEQSLREDDPRNPATIADNVGDNVGDVAGMGADLYESYLGSIIAAAALGIAAFAPWPGLQAMSVLLPLLLAAGGIGCSIAGIFMVRTSEDANQRELMSALGRGVLVSSGAVILLALALVWILLVRASMGLGDEVQVLPVSLWGVFGAIVTGLVSGVVIGRWTEYSTSEVYAPTRRIADQATTGPATVIIAGIAEGMASTWVPVLVIVTAIMLAFGCCTGFAYDSAATFSFGLYGIAVAAVGMLSTLGITLATDAYGPIADNAGGNAEMSGQDHVVRERTDALDSLGNTTAATGKGFAIGSAALTAAALLATYVEQVRTGMELKFEAVAESLEAPKIGAISLGEGLFADWSNGRDNPPEPVLIPGRSIANFFDGPPRTVPLAEATIPDIIAAANVTLMNPRTLAGLFIGVMLAFLFCALTMKAVGRAAGKMVEEVRRQFKEIPGLLDGTGTPDYARCVAISTTAALREMIVPSILGVGTPIVVGLVLGVAGTMGLLAGGLTGGFSLAVMMANAGGAWDNAKKYIEAGAHGGKGTDAHKATVVGDTVGDPFKDTSGPSLNILIKLMSLVSIVFAGFVVRFSLSGL; translated from the coding sequence ATGGACGACCGGTCGATCCGCCGCACGGCGGGACTTGCTGTCATTCCCGCCCTGTTTGTCTCTGACGTTGCCGTCGCCCAGGAATCCGCCGCATGGTCCGACCATGCGACGCTCGGGTTTGGAATCGGGCTGGCCCTGTCGCTGACAGGGTCAATCGTGGCGCTGGTGGTCGCCTTTAAGTTCTTCCGCTGGATGATCGGGCAAGACGAAGGCTCGGAAAAAATCCGCAGCATCGCCGAGAGTGTCCGCATTGGGGCGGCGGCCTACTTGAAACGGCAGTTTCTGGTGGTCGCGGTCTATCTGGCGGCGATGTTCGGATTGCTGGCCGTGTTGTCATACGTGGTCGGCGTGCAGGCGCCGCTCGGTCCCTTCGCGTTTATCACCGGCGCGCTCTACTCGACCTGCGCGGGCTGGTTCGGCATGACCACGGCGACGCGAGCGAGCGGCCGTGCGACGCACGCCTGCTGCTCCTCTCTCGATGCGGGCCTTCGGGTCGCGTTTCGAAGCGGCGCGGTCATGGGCCTGACCGTCGTGGGGCTTGCGCTGCTCGATGTGACCGCATGGTTCGCCGCGCTTACGTTCCTCACGCCGCTGCTGGGTTACGCTCCGAACATGACGGAGATCGCGGGAACGCTGTTCTGCTCGGTACTCGGTGCCAGCAGCGTGGCCCTGTTCGCCCGGGTGGGCGGCGGCATCTTCACGAAGGCCGCCGACGTCGGAGCCGATCTCGTCGGCAAGGTCGAACAGTCGCTGCGAGAAGATGACCCGCGGAACCCGGCTACGATCGCCGATAACGTCGGCGACAATGTCGGCGATGTCGCAGGCATGGGAGCCGACCTCTATGAGTCATACCTCGGTTCGATTATCGCGGCGGCGGCTCTGGGGATTGCCGCGTTCGCGCCGTGGCCCGGTCTGCAGGCGATGTCGGTCCTGTTGCCTCTGCTGCTCGCGGCGGGAGGAATCGGATGCTCGATCGCCGGCATCTTTATGGTCCGCACCAGCGAAGACGCCAACCAGCGCGAGCTGATGTCGGCGCTCGGTCGCGGCGTACTCGTGAGCAGCGGCGCAGTGATTCTGCTGGCGCTCGCTCTGGTCTGGATTTTACTGGTCCGAGCATCGATGGGTCTGGGGGACGAAGTCCAGGTGCTACCGGTGAGCCTATGGGGTGTTTTCGGTGCGATCGTGACGGGCCTCGTATCGGGTGTCGTGATCGGTCGTTGGACCGAGTATTCCACGAGCGAGGTTTACGCACCGACCCGCCGCATTGCCGATCAAGCAACCACCGGGCCGGCGACCGTGATTATCGCCGGTATCGCCGAAGGCATGGCGAGCACTTGGGTGCCGGTCCTTGTGATTGTCACCGCGATCATGCTCGCGTTCGGCTGCTGCACCGGCTTTGCCTACGACTCAGCCGCGACGTTCTCGTTCGGGCTGTACGGCATTGCGGTCGCCGCGGTCGGGATGCTGTCGACCCTCGGGATCACCCTCGCGACGGACGCGTACGGACCGATCGCCGACAACGCAGGCGGCAATGCCGAGATGAGCGGACAGGACCACGTCGTGCGGGAGCGAACCGACGCCCTCGATAGCCTCGGCAATACCACAGCGGCGACCGGCAAAGGATTCGCGATCGGTTCGGCCGCACTGACCGCCGCGGCGCTGTTGGCCACTTATGTGGAGCAAGTGCGCACCGGAATGGAACTGAAGTTCGAAGCGGTCGCGGAGTCGTTGGAGGCACCGAAGATCGGAGCTATATCGCTCGGGGAAGGTTTATTTGCTGACTGGTCGAACGGACGCGATAACCCACCAGAGCCGGTCTTAATTCCGGGACGCTCCATCGCCAATTTCTTCGACGGCCCGCCCCGGACGGTGCCGCTGGCTGAGGCAACTATTCCCGACATTATTGCCGCCGCAAACGTCACACTCATGAACCCGCGGACGCTCGCCGGGCTGTTCATCGGGGTGATGCTCGCCTTCCTGTTCTGCGCCCTCACCATGAAAGCGGTGGGCCGGGCCGCGGGCAAGATGGTCGAAGAAGTCCGGCGACAGTTCAAAGAAATCCCGGGCCTGCTCGACGGCACCGGCACCCCCGATTACGCCCGCTGCGTCGCGATCAGTACGACCGCCGCACTGCGAGAAATGATCGTGCCTTCAATTCTCGGGGTCGGTACACCGATTGTCGTGGGTCTGGTCCTCGGAGTCGCCGGCACCATGGGATTACTAGCGGGGGGACTCACCGGCGGGTTCTCGCTGGCGGTGATGATGGCCAACGCCGGCGGGGCCTGGGACAATGCCAAGAAATACATCGAAGCCGGAGCGCACGGCGGCAAAGGGACCGACGCTCACAAGGCGACCGTCGTGGGAGACACGGTGGGCGATCCCTTCAAAGACACTAGCGGCCCGAGCCTGAACATTCTCATCAAATTGATGAGTCTGGTCTCGATCGTCTTTGCCGGCTTCGTGGTCCGATTCAGTCTCAGCGGGCTGTAG
- a CDS encoding zeta toxin family protein — translation MQLGIDWALFDQRPLLICIAGSNGAGKSTFFHSQLKDRVGLPFVNADVLAEALEVGAYEAAEIAESVRQTFVEEQRSFVFETVLSDPVGAKVEFLRQAGESGYTVVMCFVGIGEALTSQKRVAMRVLQGGHDVPDTKIFERFDRTLANLRRAIDSLPHVLVYDNSDLNHPYRLVAAFESSQPIDLADSLPEWLTSVWSRG, via the coding sequence ATGCAACTGGGCATCGACTGGGCTCTATTCGATCAACGACCGCTTCTGATTTGTATTGCTGGATCGAACGGTGCCGGAAAGAGCACCTTCTTTCATTCTCAGTTGAAAGACCGTGTCGGCTTGCCGTTTGTGAACGCCGACGTCCTTGCGGAAGCCTTAGAAGTCGGTGCTTACGAAGCCGCTGAAATCGCGGAGTCGGTCCGACAGACGTTCGTCGAAGAGCAAAGGAGTTTCGTATTCGAGACCGTCCTGTCCGATCCCGTCGGAGCGAAGGTCGAGTTTCTCCGCCAGGCGGGCGAGTCCGGGTACACGGTCGTGATGTGCTTTGTCGGAATCGGTGAAGCGTTAACGAGTCAGAAGCGAGTCGCCATGCGAGTGCTGCAAGGCGGGCATGATGTACCCGACACCAAAATATTCGAGCGCTTCGACCGCACACTCGCTAACCTTCGGCGGGCGATCGATTCTCTGCCGCACGTGCTCGTTTATGACAACAGCGATCTGAACCACCCGTACCGGCTCGTCGCTGCATTCGAGTCTTCGCAGCCGATCGATCTGGCGGACTCGCTGCCGGAGTGGCTGACGTCGGTGTGGTCGCGGGGGTGA
- the rsfS gene encoding ribosome silencing factor — MESARRLAKLCKDFRAADVVLLDLTELTPIFDYFVIATGSNRRQMISLAEEADKVMKEQRSGRLGVEGHDANQWVLHDYGDVVLHVFMPESRELYDLEGLWADAKRIDGDDTPVPSSEPDAESDSFPNSDAGPDQDAEEGTP, encoded by the coding sequence TTGGAATCGGCCAGACGCCTCGCGAAGCTTTGCAAGGACTTTCGCGCCGCCGATGTCGTGCTGCTCGACCTGACCGAACTGACGCCGATCTTCGATTACTTCGTGATCGCGACGGGCAGCAATCGCCGGCAGATGATTTCGCTCGCCGAAGAGGCCGACAAGGTGATGAAAGAGCAACGGTCGGGCCGGCTCGGTGTCGAAGGACACGACGCGAACCAATGGGTCTTGCACGACTACGGCGACGTCGTGTTGCACGTCTTTATGCCGGAGTCTCGTGAGTTGTACGATCTCGAAGGTCTGTGGGCTGATGCGAAACGAATCGACGGGGATGACACGCCGGTTCCAAGTTCGGAACCCGATGCGGAATCCGATTCTTTCCCCAACTCCGATGCCGGTCCCGATCAGGATGCCGAGGAAGGCACTCCCTGA
- a CDS encoding ABC transporter permease, whose product MVREDLTAFPLVEALQSWAIIVGVLAGISLVLALLAALISTGGAGFNRAVGAILDAFVDVLKTSPGRVWALAMLTFKESARRKALLVFVIFGVLFMFAGWFLTSSDMRPDLQITVYVSFVLTTIGYLIVPLALLLACWGIPEDIRRRSMHTVVTKPVRRSEIVLGRVIGLTGILTLVLLIMGGVGYVWIVRQIPASQQAELVSRVPIYGMINFYNAQNEPVDKGVNVGDVWTYRSYVQGASKAHALFTFEGVTPGVLVDPDGAGGDAEPVLQLESNFEAFRTYKGDMTRGVLVQYTYVNPANPNIRVTDPNPFPIEEFQKNIHNVPQELTAYDVETGQAKTYNLLEDLVAKTATVELPDQYDLTKSSTHSLTNGLQIEVSCLDQGQYLGIAQPDLFIRTPDSPFAVSYFKAIFGLWLMVGLIVTIGVTASCFVKGPVATFLTFALLVVGYFGVEFMQGLLTDYVQGDDGYGGGPIENVVRIFQHMNPTTDFQPSIGVTIMEYIDKAFLGFLWVVSHVIPNLTDYDLAKYPAHGFDIDWSRALLPAVATTFGFLIPCMIIGHLGLRFRELEAK is encoded by the coding sequence ATGGTACGTGAAGATCTGACTGCGTTTCCGCTGGTCGAAGCCCTGCAGAGCTGGGCCATCATCGTTGGTGTGCTCGCCGGAATTTCCTTAGTTCTGGCACTCTTGGCGGCGTTGATTTCCACCGGCGGGGCCGGTTTCAACCGGGCCGTTGGCGCAATTCTCGATGCGTTCGTTGATGTACTGAAGACGTCGCCGGGCCGCGTATGGGCTCTGGCCATGTTGACATTCAAAGAGTCGGCCCGCCGCAAGGCGCTGTTGGTCTTTGTGATTTTCGGCGTGTTGTTCATGTTCGCGGGGTGGTTTCTCACGTCGTCCGACATGCGGCCCGACCTGCAGATCACCGTCTACGTCTCATTCGTGCTGACCACGATCGGCTATCTGATCGTTCCACTCGCACTGCTGCTGGCGTGCTGGGGTATTCCTGAAGACATTCGCCGGCGATCGATGCACACGGTCGTCACCAAACCGGTCCGCCGTAGCGAGATCGTCCTTGGTCGCGTGATCGGCCTGACCGGGATCCTGACGCTCGTGCTCTTGATCATGGGAGGCGTCGGCTACGTCTGGATCGTGCGGCAGATTCCCGCATCGCAGCAGGCCGAACTGGTCAGCCGGGTCCCGATCTACGGGATGATCAACTTCTATAACGCTCAGAACGAGCCGGTCGACAAGGGCGTCAATGTCGGCGATGTCTGGACCTATCGGTCCTACGTGCAAGGGGCGTCCAAGGCCCATGCGCTGTTCACCTTTGAAGGCGTAACGCCGGGCGTGCTGGTCGACCCCGACGGTGCCGGTGGCGATGCCGAACCGGTCCTTCAGTTGGAATCGAACTTCGAAGCGTTTCGAACCTACAAGGGCGATATGACCCGCGGGGTGCTGGTCCAATACACCTACGTGAACCCTGCGAATCCAAATATCCGCGTGACCGATCCGAACCCGTTCCCGATCGAGGAATTCCAAAAGAATATTCACAACGTCCCGCAGGAACTGACCGCGTATGACGTCGAGACCGGCCAAGCGAAGACCTACAATCTGCTGGAAGACCTGGTCGCGAAGACGGCAACGGTCGAGTTGCCCGATCAATACGACCTCACGAAGTCCTCCACCCATTCGCTGACCAACGGATTGCAAATTGAAGTCTCCTGCCTCGATCAAGGGCAGTATCTCGGGATCGCGCAACCGGACCTCTTCATTCGGACCCCGGACAGTCCGTTCGCCGTCAGTTACTTCAAGGCGATCTTCGGGTTGTGGCTGATGGTCGGGCTGATTGTCACGATCGGCGTGACGGCAAGTTGTTTCGTCAAAGGTCCCGTCGCGACCTTCCTGACATTCGCCCTGCTGGTGGTCGGTTACTTCGGTGTCGAGTTTATGCAGGGGCTGCTCACCGACTACGTGCAAGGCGACGATGGTTACGGCGGCGGTCCGATTGAGAACGTCGTGAGAATTTTTCAGCACATGAATCCGACGACCGACTTCCAACCGAGTATCGGCGTCACGATCATGGAGTATATCGACAAGGCCTTTCTCGGGTTCCTGTGGGTCGTCAGCCACGTGATCCCGAATCTGACCGACTATGACCTGGCAAAGTATCCGGCCCACGGCTTCGACATTGATTGGAGCCGAGCCTTGCTGCCGGCCGTCGCCACGACTTTCGGATTCCTAATACCGTGCATGATTATCGGACACCTCGGGCTGAGGTTCCGCGAATTGGAGGCGAAATGA